The Antarcticibacterium sp. 1MA-6-2 genome has a window encoding:
- a CDS encoding class I SAM-dependent methyltransferase has translation MDKYQETFETWNKIADLYQDKFMDMDLYNESYGLFCNSIPSNAKILEIGCGPGNITKYLLSKSPDFEIMGVDVAPKMVELARINNPSASFKVMDGRRIADLKERYHGIICGFFLPFLSETDTEKFITDAHNLLLKNGLLYLSFAEGNPADSGFKT, from the coding sequence ATGGATAAATATCAGGAGACTTTTGAGACCTGGAATAAAATTGCAGATTTGTATCAGGATAAATTTATGGATATGGATTTGTACAATGAGAGCTATGGTCTTTTTTGTAATTCTATACCTTCCAACGCAAAAATCTTAGAAATTGGATGTGGACCGGGAAATATTACAAAATACCTATTATCTAAAAGCCCCGATTTTGAAATTATGGGAGTGGATGTGGCTCCAAAGATGGTGGAATTAGCAAGGATCAATAATCCCTCCGCGAGCTTTAAAGTGATGGACGGGAGAAGAATTGCCGATCTAAAAGAAAGATATCACGGAATTATCTGTGGTTTTTTCCTTCCTTTCCTTTCAGAAACAGATACCGAAAAATTTATAACAGACGCTCATAACCTACTACTGAAGAATGGCCTTCTCTACCTTAGTTTTGCAGAAGGCAATCCCGCGGACAGCGGATTCAAAACCTAA
- a CDS encoding DUF2268 domain-containing putative Zn-dependent protease (predicted Zn-dependent protease with a strongly conserved HExxH motif) translates to MRRNHIPVTVSHELVHFNQDNMKKGNTLLWKSIREGSAEFIAELISGETDANYEEFEGMELKIWKEFQKDKNKKIWKSWQQESDLRPRNAGYWMGYTICRAYYHKVGDKEKAVKDILSIKDYSEFLEKSEVEKYLQKNF, encoded by the coding sequence ATGAGGAGAAATCATATCCCGGTAACTGTAAGTCATGAACTTGTGCATTTTAATCAGGATAACATGAAAAAGGGGAATACACTACTTTGGAAAAGTATAAGAGAAGGCTCAGCAGAATTTATTGCCGAATTAATAAGCGGAGAAACTGATGCAAATTATGAAGAATTTGAAGGTATGGAATTGAAAATCTGGAAAGAGTTTCAAAAAGATAAAAATAAAAAGATCTGGAAATCCTGGCAACAAGAGAGCGATTTAAGGCCGCGAAATGCAGGATATTGGATGGGTTACACAATTTGTAGGGCTTACTACCACAAGGTTGGAGATAAAGAAAAGGCTGTAAAGGATATTCTGAGTATTAAGGATTATTCAGAATTTTTAGAAAAAAGTGAAGTAGAGAAATATCTTCAGAAGAATTTTTAG
- a CDS encoding T9SS type B sorting domain-containing protein: MPTFISSYFQFDEISFENTCFGDNTKFKLSDAVDSVIWNFGDPASGVNNISTDLEPIHVFSNPGTYEISLSVTVGTESATKTTTVIIYDSPIVEAAVDLIQCDDDLDGFSSFNLDEVISKITTNAENETVSFFESQIDAESNVNPINMGEVYINKTVSRDLVWARVENFNGCYRTSQVNLIVNTTQIPDTFSHNLYVCDDDGISLFDLSKIQASIEAMFPAGQQLIIKYYKNEADALAEENPIIDISNYRNINYPNTQQIFIRVEDKLTNDCVGLGAHINLYVESLPVANPVTIERQCDADQDGEYPFNISQVESTLVGRQSNVTVTYFDENNNPLLSPLPNPFWTKSQIVTARVTNNKILDGSCFSETALEFIVEKRPIANPVPNQISCDKDSDDTDGLHDFDTSQIQNLVLNGQTGLEVQYYDESGFNLPSPLPNPFVSGTQTITVEVINPINSTCIATTEIAFIVNSLPDFSIDTPQMVCSSDPTFTVVLDPVETNDSEIFDYEWVKKDGTFLSNGSTLTVSTPGTYLVTLTKSDGTGCSRTKEIFVNASELPTITPDDISVVDNSNNNTITVNTSSLGLGDYEFSLNNEYSNFQNSPIFVNVSPGIHTLYVRDKKGCGTSSIKVSVIGYLKFFTPNGDGINDFWQIEGVNSQFQTNSDIFIYDRYGKLLKQLSAISEKWDGTFNGNQMPADDYWFIVYLSDGRSFKGHFSLIRE, translated from the coding sequence TTGCCTACATTTATTTCCTCATATTTTCAATTTGATGAAATTTCATTTGAAAATACCTGTTTTGGAGATAATACAAAATTTAAACTTTCAGATGCTGTAGATTCTGTAATCTGGAATTTTGGTGACCCTGCTTCCGGAGTCAATAATATATCGACAGATTTAGAACCCATTCATGTCTTTTCAAATCCAGGAACTTATGAAATTAGCCTTAGTGTAACCGTAGGTACAGAATCTGCAACTAAAACCACGACGGTTATTATTTATGATTCTCCAATAGTTGAAGCAGCAGTGGATCTTATCCAATGTGATGATGATTTAGATGGGTTTAGCTCTTTTAATCTGGATGAAGTTATTTCAAAAATAACAACAAATGCAGAAAATGAAACTGTTTCATTTTTTGAATCTCAAATAGATGCAGAAAGCAACGTTAATCCTATTAATATGGGGGAGGTTTACATTAATAAAACTGTAAGTAGAGATCTGGTTTGGGCAAGAGTAGAAAATTTTAATGGTTGTTATAGAACAAGTCAGGTGAACTTAATAGTAAACACTACCCAAATACCTGACACTTTTTCCCATAATTTATACGTTTGTGATGATGACGGGATTTCACTTTTTGATTTAAGTAAGATACAAGCTTCAATAGAAGCCATGTTTCCTGCAGGACAACAATTAATAATCAAATATTACAAAAATGAAGCTGATGCTTTAGCCGAAGAAAATCCAATTATAGATATCTCAAATTACAGGAATATTAACTATCCAAATACCCAGCAGATCTTTATAAGAGTAGAAGATAAACTTACCAATGATTGTGTTGGGTTAGGAGCACATATTAATCTATATGTTGAGTCATTACCTGTAGCAAATCCAGTTACTATTGAGCGACAATGTGATGCCGACCAGGATGGAGAATATCCTTTTAATATATCCCAGGTAGAATCCACGTTAGTTGGAAGGCAGTCAAACGTTACTGTAACCTATTTTGATGAAAATAATAATCCTTTATTAAGCCCTTTACCCAATCCATTTTGGACTAAGAGTCAAATTGTAACTGCAAGAGTAACAAATAATAAAATATTGGATGGAAGTTGCTTTAGTGAAACTGCTTTAGAGTTTATAGTTGAAAAACGCCCCATAGCCAATCCTGTCCCAAATCAAATTTCATGTGATAAAGATAGTGATGATACTGATGGACTTCACGATTTTGATACTTCACAAATTCAGAACCTCGTATTAAATGGGCAAACAGGTTTGGAAGTACAGTACTATGACGAGTCCGGCTTTAATTTACCCAGTCCATTGCCAAATCCATTTGTCTCCGGAACACAAACTATCACAGTTGAAGTTATAAACCCAATAAACTCAACTTGTATTGCAACAACAGAAATAGCATTTATTGTCAACTCATTACCAGATTTTTCAATAGATACACCACAGATGGTGTGTTCTTCTGATCCAACGTTTACAGTAGTTTTAGATCCAGTTGAAACAAATGATTCAGAAATTTTTGACTATGAATGGGTCAAAAAAGATGGTACCTTTTTATCTAATGGATCAACTTTAACAGTTTCTACCCCGGGAACTTACCTGGTAACTCTAACCAAATCAGATGGAACAGGTTGTTCAAGAACAAAAGAGATCTTTGTGAATGCATCAGAATTGCCGACTATTACACCAGATGACATCTCAGTAGTTGATAATTCTAATAATAATACTATCACAGTTAATACTTCATCTCTGGGGCTGGGAGATTATGAGTTTTCTTTAAATAATGAATATTCAAACTTTCAAAATAGTCCAATTTTTGTAAATGTGAGTCCGGGTATCCATACATTGTATGTGCGAGATAAAAAAGGCTGTGGCACCAGCTCTATTAAAGTATCAGTTATAGGTTACTTAAAGTTTTTTACTCCTAACGGAGACGGAATTAATGATTTTTGGCAAATAGAAGGAGTTAACAGTCAATTCCAGACAAATAGCGATATATTTATTTATGACCGTTATGGAAAACTTTTAAAACAATTATCCGCCATTTCTGAGAAATGGGATGGTACTTTTAATGGAAATCAAATGCCCGCAGATGATTATTGGTTTATAGTTTATTTAAGTGATGGAAGATCATTTAAAGGGCATTTTTCCCTGATACGCGAATGA
- a CDS encoding alpha/beta hydrolase-fold protein, producing MKFSLLFTFILFSFSSYSQKDIKIGKTETIYSELLKEDRILEIHLPKNYGDSDKTYPVLYLLDSYYNFSHAVGSVEYLQLNRLIPERIIVGIRNTRRTRDLTPESPELSAEERKRMGTTGGALNFMAFLEKELIPHVENNYKAATHRIIVGHSLGGLFNVYTFFKNPQLFDAYLTISPSLWFPNELISTNFEDVFTTPSKLSGTFYMTLANENKGNMRGNVLKLSGEFNNYINAHKEADLSFKYEPMPEESHGSIGLPSIYFGLRYIFEPIQYEIPRTKEEILAQGGPDAAISKAVTYFEDLSTKYRFEVTNEYALTDLGYAFLRLEDLKEYSVNAFKANVEAHPESFDAYSNLGMAYEELGDLQKAKTNYEKVLRLVLKTEDPEWEFYKTDLDNVEKKIAAKAGR from the coding sequence ATGAAATTCAGCCTTCTGTTCACGTTTATTTTATTCAGTTTTTCAAGCTATTCTCAAAAGGACATTAAAATAGGTAAAACCGAAACCATTTATTCAGAATTATTAAAAGAAGACCGGATCCTGGAAATTCACCTACCTAAAAATTATGGGGATTCAGACAAAACTTATCCAGTTCTTTATTTACTCGACAGCTATTATAATTTCTCTCATGCTGTAGGAAGTGTGGAATATCTGCAATTAAACAGGCTTATCCCTGAAAGGATTATTGTAGGGATAAGAAATACCCGTCGTACCCGTGACCTTACCCCTGAATCTCCTGAATTGAGTGCGGAAGAGCGGAAAAGAATGGGAACAACCGGGGGAGCTCTTAACTTTATGGCTTTTCTCGAAAAAGAATTAATTCCTCACGTAGAAAATAATTATAAAGCCGCAACACACCGGATCATCGTTGGACATTCTTTGGGAGGACTTTTCAATGTGTATACCTTTTTTAAAAATCCGCAATTATTTGATGCTTATCTCACCATAAGCCCAAGTTTATGGTTCCCGAATGAATTGATTTCAACAAATTTTGAAGATGTTTTCACTACTCCTTCCAAATTAAGCGGAACCTTCTATATGACCCTGGCAAATGAAAATAAAGGAAACATGCGCGGGAACGTTCTTAAACTAAGTGGAGAATTTAACAATTATATAAATGCTCATAAAGAGGCCGACCTTAGCTTTAAATATGAACCAATGCCCGAAGAATCCCACGGCTCTATTGGCCTGCCTTCCATCTATTTTGGTTTGCGCTATATTTTTGAGCCTATACAATATGAAATTCCCAGGACAAAAGAGGAAATATTGGCGCAGGGAGGTCCTGATGCTGCCATTAGCAAGGCGGTGACTTATTTTGAAGATTTATCAACGAAGTATAGATTTGAAGTGACCAATGAGTACGCTTTAACAGACCTTGGTTATGCCTTTTTAAGATTAGAGGATCTAAAGGAATATTCCGTAAATGCCTTTAAAGCAAATGTTGAAGCACATCCGGAATCTTTCGATGCCTACTCTAATCTAGGAATGGCTTACGAGGAACTCGGTGATTTACAAAAAGCGAAAACCAATTACGAGAAAGTCTTAAGACTCGTCCTTAAAACGGAAGATCCGGAATGGGAATTTTATAAGACAGATTTGGATAATGTGGAAAAGAAGATAGCCGCAAAGGCTGGCAGGTAG
- a CDS encoding transposase has translation MQGKKDYQEKLFTSFRLSDRIPKENFYRRLKEALNLDFLYPLTHQFYGESGQKSIDPVVYFKICLVGYLENITTDRGVMDHCAMRLDILYFLGYDVDEELPWHSTISRTRKLFTDDVFEEVFTRVFKLCVEAGLVSGHTQAIDSAPVKANASMDSLELKVPAEDLEEHLSKLRVQSSRDRKAKENKAPKEQQEITASKQELQEIKSRNKRWSKDQDMKPGAKNKGSKYTSNKTHYSPTDPDARISVKPGKARKLNYLCNIAVDTKAHVITDVQAYHADKKDTKYLKDTVTRLNRRLRREGLIWENLLADAGYSSGENYAYLENKGLTPYIPPHGTYKGGPEGFQYFKEGNYWLCPQGKR, from the coding sequence ATGCAAGGCAAAAAAGACTATCAGGAAAAACTCTTCACTTCCTTTAGGTTAAGTGATCGAATCCCAAAAGAAAATTTTTATCGCAGGTTAAAAGAGGCTCTCAACCTGGATTTCCTTTATCCACTCACCCACCAGTTCTATGGGGAGAGCGGACAAAAAAGTATCGACCCCGTGGTGTATTTCAAGATCTGCCTGGTGGGATATCTTGAGAATATTACTACAGATCGTGGCGTAATGGATCATTGTGCAATGCGGCTGGACATCCTTTATTTCCTTGGGTATGATGTAGATGAAGAACTACCCTGGCACAGCACCATAAGCCGTACCCGAAAGCTTTTTACCGATGATGTCTTTGAGGAAGTATTCACCCGGGTTTTTAAACTATGTGTAGAAGCAGGATTGGTAAGCGGGCATACACAAGCCATTGATTCAGCTCCTGTTAAAGCCAATGCTTCTATGGATAGCCTGGAGCTTAAAGTCCCGGCAGAAGATCTTGAAGAGCATCTCTCAAAGCTGCGTGTGCAAAGCAGCAGGGACCGAAAAGCCAAAGAGAACAAAGCCCCTAAAGAACAACAGGAAATTACCGCCAGTAAACAAGAATTACAGGAAATTAAGAGCCGTAATAAAAGATGGAGTAAGGACCAGGATATGAAACCCGGTGCAAAGAACAAAGGCAGTAAATATACCAGCAACAAAACCCACTACAGCCCCACAGATCCTGATGCAAGGATCAGTGTCAAACCCGGAAAAGCCAGGAAACTTAACTACCTCTGCAATATAGCCGTAGATACTAAAGCCCACGTAATAACAGATGTACAGGCCTACCATGCAGATAAGAAAGACACAAAATATTTAAAGGATACTGTTACAAGATTGAACAGGCGTTTACGCAGGGAAGGATTGATCTGGGAAAATCTGCTGGCAGATGCAGGTTATAGCAGTGGGGAGAATTATGCATACCTGGAAAATAAAGGTCTTACACCCTATATTCCACCACACGGCACTTACAAAGGAGGACCTGAAGGGTTCCAATATTTTAAAGAGGGCAACTACTGGCTGTGCCCGCAAGGAAAAAGGTAA
- a CDS encoding transposase, translating to MENGNLKDNYFTTRADCKDCPIKKACIGKSHEKRINITAFREEYERNIERVKSRRGRYMKGKRQGTVEPVFGTLKEFLGLRKVNTIGIRQANKCMHLAAIAYNLKKYLKFTTRKVKSGANALQKCQDAAPSIIKAELMAFQAVLILLFSSQKVFVNRASLA from the coding sequence ATGGAGAATGGAAACTTAAAGGATAACTATTTTACTACAAGAGCAGATTGTAAAGACTGCCCAATAAAAAAAGCCTGCATTGGCAAGAGCCACGAAAAAAGGATCAATATTACCGCCTTTCGGGAAGAATACGAAAGAAATATTGAACGGGTAAAAAGCAGGCGTGGCCGCTATATGAAAGGCAAACGACAAGGCACGGTAGAACCCGTTTTTGGTACCCTTAAAGAATTCCTGGGACTAAGAAAAGTAAATACCATCGGAATTCGCCAGGCCAACAAATGTATGCACCTGGCCGCCATTGCGTATAACCTGAAGAAGTACCTGAAGTTTACCACAAGGAAAGTCAAGTCCGGGGCAAATGCCCTGCAAAAATGCCAAGACGCCGCTCCTTCTATTATAAAAGCTGAATTAATGGCTTTTCAAGCTGTTTTGATCCTCCTTTTTTCTTCCCAAAAAGTGTTTGTGAATAGAGCATCACTTGCTTAA
- a CDS encoding SHOCT domain-containing protein, with amino-acid sequence MKKITFLLLALLTLNAVQAQKKVEKLDEFTASNGITYKVGDEIKLGRGSDTDGRFVYVNMGGWGTVLAATSDANYNAEQNRLGAANSGLIVTIKKIKKYDQKRYKGVYFTVGGGNITNYVIDIENAIATCEVENCKDNENIAQSSTDKYDQLEKIKKLFDNGVLSKEEYEAEKKKVLEKGN; translated from the coding sequence ATGAAAAAAATTACCTTTTTACTTCTTGCCTTACTGACATTAAATGCAGTCCAAGCCCAGAAAAAAGTTGAAAAATTAGATGAATTTACCGCCTCCAACGGAATTACATATAAAGTTGGAGATGAAATTAAATTGGGACGAGGTTCCGATACGGACGGCAGGTTTGTGTACGTGAATATGGGAGGTTGGGGAACAGTTCTAGCAGCAACTAGTGATGCAAATTATAATGCAGAGCAAAATAGATTAGGTGCTGCAAATTCCGGATTGATTGTTACAATTAAGAAAATTAAGAAGTACGATCAAAAACGCTACAAGGGAGTGTATTTTACTGTTGGAGGAGGAAATATTACAAATTATGTGATTGACATTGAAAACGCAATAGCAACTTGTGAAGTAGAAAACTGTAAGGATAATGAAAATATTGCTCAATCGTCAACTGATAAATATGATCAACTTGAAAAAATAAAGAAATTGTTTGACAATGGAGTCTTGTCAAAAGAAGAATACGAGGCTGAAAAGAAAAAAGTTCTCGAGAAAGGCAACTGA
- a CDS encoding SRPBCC domain-containing protein, with amino-acid sequence MEKLEIKTGIQIAKSRAEVYEAIVDPAKMSNYFISESTGNLVEGTSVNWKFPEFEGDVLIEVNKVIPNEFVAFKWEGAKGKKLKVEITLMEMPDKSTLVKVTEGKMEADDAGITWYGGNTEGWANFLACLKAYLEYGINLRKGAFEFKKGEF; translated from the coding sequence ATGGAAAAATTAGAAATAAAAACAGGGATCCAGATAGCAAAATCGAGGGCGGAAGTTTATGAAGCTATAGTAGACCCGGCAAAAATGTCCAATTATTTTATTTCAGAAAGTACCGGAAACCTTGTGGAGGGAACCTCTGTAAACTGGAAATTTCCCGAATTTGAAGGAGATGTTCTTATTGAAGTAAACAAAGTTATCCCTAACGAATTTGTTGCTTTTAAATGGGAGGGAGCCAAGGGAAAGAAACTAAAAGTGGAGATCACTTTAATGGAAATGCCCGATAAAAGTACGCTTGTCAAAGTAACTGAAGGTAAGATGGAAGCCGATGATGCTGGGATCACCTGGTATGGCGGCAATACTGAAGGCTGGGCAAATTTTCTCGCCTGCCTGAAAGCTTACCTGGAATACGGGATCAACCTGAGAAAGGGAGCGTTTGAGTTTAAAAAAGGAGAATTTTAA